Sequence from the Temnothorax longispinosus isolate EJ_2023e chromosome 6, Tlon_JGU_v1, whole genome shotgun sequence genome:
CGTGACGACTTCGGTAAAAGCACTAGACTGCGGCGTCGTGCAGGGAGAAAGTGTTCGGTTAGAGAGCGAGAGTCCGAGTATAAGACGCGGTCGCGGACCGAGAAAATCAGTTTATCGCGGGTGCATCTGGAGACAACGGTCaggtatgtattttttaaacaactaacaatcaacaatttttttatattttttatcaaaaatataagagattGTTTTGTTGCTACAGtggtgtaattttattttaaaaacattttaaatctgtacgaaaatataattaacaattgcAAAAGTatctatatgtaatattagagaaaagatattaataaataatagaattcaCCGTGCGCGCCGAGTTCGAATTCTAAATTTGAACTTTTGTTAGCTATAcaaaatgaatgaatgaatcaATTAACAGAGGCAAAATCGGGATATAACAGTGGAAGTAATTATGCAGATGATCCTTTCAGTAAATAgtcaaatattttcgaaatagcGATGACGtgctttaaattataaaccAAATGTAAATCGCGAAAATGGATATGGAATCTCATGTTTAATTACAGAGTAAGTTGTTGTCTAATTCAGAAGTGtctatttttcagaaaaaaaaatatttttcgtcgATGCGCAGCGATCGTGGCAAGGAATGTTTTTATCGATTACCGATTGACCGAGACAACATAACATTTGCATACGCTCATCgctatttgtttaataattggAGAATTGAGatttttccaatatattttttaaacgcgcACAGACATttcataaaatgcaaaatacttTATCGAAATTAGGAGTGAAAAGCGTTCGCCTACGTGTGTCGCTATATATCACggaatatatatctataaaaactTTCTCCTCTTTAAATACCGCCTTCGCATCGTCCCTATTCAGATTCCGCGGATTTGTCAAGCATATCTGACCCACTATTGTATGCTAAGGACGAGTTACCCTACATTCTGCTACGAAGAGGGAGCTATCGGTgatcaacttttatttgacttGGTTTTTTAAAGCAGGACTAATACGAAACTTTCAGACattttacttgaaaatttaagtatttcttcttcttgcacTTTGTagattttgtttatatttttaaatgcgagccccgaaaaataaaagaagcgaATTCGACGATTTAACTTagagtaataaaaattctagatTTAGAATAgccataaaatttttaatgagtCGAATGATGTAGGACGACTTAGTTGTTTTTCTATTGCCGGCCTACTTCGAGATAATTGATTTATCGTGAGAAGCGCGAGTCATTGGAGGATGCGGTTAAAGGGAATATATAAAGCCGGTCGCGTTACTCGCAACTTGGACATCATAAAGGAAGCCACGATACATGAATGTCATAAAGTGCCAATACGAATTCGCGGTATAATGAGATGTCAAGGCAAGTggaaagtaaaatattgaaattatttgcaCGTTCGCGACACGTAACCACTTTCACTGTCGTAGGCGGTAAATGAAATACGCGCCGTGACGTGTTATGTAGACTTTTGCCAAATGTAGCAACTCTAGTCTGAAGCTCGCATATTaataatcgctttaaaaaatGCTCCATCGCAAACGTTAGATCGTATATGAAAACACTTCAcccaatttgaaatttaaatcatcCCGCCCGAGAGTGGACGTCATACCGCATTCGTTACGCAATTGCTTTCCCCCTGTTGACAAAGTGATTTCGGAAAgtgtaaagtaaaataatacgaGAAGATGTACTCGGCAAGAGACGTCACGTTATATGAACCGGCCAAACGACTTTCACCCAACTTCCTCTCGCTTTCGTTGGTCCCTTCTCAGTTTAATTACACGCCTGTATGCGTCTTCGTGCAAGACAACCTTAGTCCCCGGTACCGTTACCGGAAACCGGTATCTACACTTGGATGAGTAAGAATGTTACTCCGGTAAGCAATAAAGACTTTTTGCTTTCTCGAGCAATCAAAAGATACCGAGAGACTTTAGAGTAGAAttgaatgtataattatactgACACTGAGGTCAAATACGTATCCACGATTTTGACCCGATTTCGGTTTGAAGTAGCTGTGTTCCGCAGTCGTCGCGAACAATGAAACGAACGGAGAAAGGCGAGATGCACTTTCACGTGGATCTACGCTCGGTACTCACGGAGAAATTGTCGAGAGATACTCGCGAGAGAtcgattgaaaagaaaatcatCAGGCGCTTTGCGtcaaagattaaattaaaataataaagtgaaaacagtagaaagaaaagtaacgaaataaaataattacattacattaaattgaaatacatAACAGATAATGATATGATCgtgtatcaaaaaataaatctaataatatattaaatagcaatttgttcaaaatgatgaattataataaaatcattaaaagtaaagtgtaataaaaaaaaaacaagattatTTCTTGGTTAAGAAGATAGACATAAAACTAACCCTTTTGTTTTCTGTTACAGGATGAAGACGCAATTCATCCTGATAGCTTGCTTGGCAATAGCGAGGCAAATATTTGGTACTCAAGTGTACGAGACGCCGAGTGACTCTTCGGAACAACAATGGCAGCCGTGGAAAACCCAAGACTCGATCCAAGCGTCGAACGGAGAAGAAGACAAGTATCGTCCCGTCACGTTCGATGCCTCTGCATCGCAACAGAAAGAGTCGCAACAATCGTTTTATAACGCGAATATTCAATCGGGCGCCAGCGGAGTGGCCGATGTCGTTGGCAAGCAACCGGTACGGATTTTATCGTcatcacaaaatatttaaacattataaatataattaaaatcagaaatatataaattttgataaagtaatatcttatatatacattgagTTAAAAAACGAgaactttaaagaaaatataacaatttatagaGATTTATGAATATGTTTGTATATTCAATTATAGATTGATTCTGTGATCGACAATATTCTCGTGTCTAATCGGCAAGGTCGCAATCTCGAGGGGTACGATGAAGTCCATTCCGATCCTAACGTACAAAATGCTTTGCAGCTTGGTAATGATACGATCGCACGTACTTACATCAGGGACAAACTCTGCTCCCTTGGTTTGATGAACGTGAGTATAGTTTTATAGgccaattaattttcttaatcagTAGGGATATAATTAGCATTCtttaattcaatttcttttctgCTTTAGAAGTTTCAAAGTTATTTAGCTAACGTTCGCcaactaatattaaaaatataatattaaaatatgagtataattaatgttccaaatttctttcattcttcaatcaatttacaaatatcatatttataaatttttgaaagctcAAAACCTATGTTTcacgtattaaataataacgagACTCACGTTTATAAAGACGATGCATTAATTATCTTATACAGTGCGAAGACATGGAAGGACGACGTCCTTACTATTCTCCTCACCGCGACATTCATCCGCTCGACGTTATCTACGCTCAACCGGTGACCATCAAGCCGGTAGGCCGTCCACTTCCAGCCATACCTGTAAAGCGGCCCTACGGTCCAGCGAAACCCGTGCCATTACCTCCGAGTTTCGGAGGTTCCCCGTTGGGGCCCAACATTTATCCTGGACTCGGACCGACGTTCGGTAGACCTCCGCCTAGCTTCGTCGGGCCCTATCCCGGATACAAAAAACCCGGCCTCCCTCCTCCGTTCGTCTCCAAACCCATATACGACCCAGGCGTCATCGAACCCGATTTCGAGGACAAGTTTATCGACAAGAAACAGGTGGTTTTGCATCAACCGAGTGCCTCGGGCGTTCAACAACACGTTCATCATCATTACCATCACGGAGAGGGTGCCGGCATCGCGCCCAACCCCGTAGTCGGGTCATCTCCCACGTTCGGTGGTCTCGGCAGTTATGGTTACGGAAACGGCGGTACTTACGGCGCCACGATCAACGATTTCGAGGATTACAAAAAAGCGTTCAAGATCAAAGCACCCGCGAGCAACAGCGGCCCGTCGATTTCCTCCTCGAAAGGCTATGCCAATCGTTATCCCACTTACGAGAAGCCGAACGGCAAACAGTTCGCTTCCGGTGGACAACTCGGCGGCAATAATCAGTTCCTCGGGAACGGTGGTTACGACGGCGATTATCCGTTCAATAACGGCGCTGACAGTAGTTTCGGTTCCACGTCTTACGAGGATTGCGTATGCGTGCCGTACGATCAATGCGCGACGATCAATCACGTGGGCCGCAAGGACGATCTCTACTTGGCTATCGATCCGCGCAATCTCGACAAGGACATCGAGGCTGAAACTGTCGAGGTGGTGATCACCGACGGAAACGGCACAATGAACGTCGTGAGAGTGCCCAAGGGAGTGAACGAGACCGAGCAGATCGAGCAGACGAAAAACGAACGaacggaggaagaagaggcTGGGAAAGCGGAAGTTACGAAGCGAAACCGCAGGGATGTCAAGCACGTTACCAAGAAGGACGACAAGCAGGAGATACAAGAAGTAAGTTGACACGGGCTGTTTCTCTCGCTTTTCTTGCGAGTTTCGAGCGGACGATGCGACAATCGATGTATAAATTACCAAACTTtgatatttagaatttagaattaaaaaattaaaatttagatcaaaaatcaatcaatcaatttaCATTATTCGACGCATCGGAAGCTCAACTCGTATATTCAATTAAGTTATTGGACGTGCAATGCCAGAAAATGCATGCCACTTGCAGCACATATATGTAACGCTATTGTTTTAACGTATCGCTCAGTTTGACACGTTCATTCAGTCGGTTCGTCCTAGACCACGCAACCACGCAATTAAACGTCCGTACTAGAAAACGATAGATTAGAAGCCGTCGTAGCGGAGGACATCGGGATTCGTGCGATCTGGGTCGAACGAACGCCTCTAATAAAGCGCGAGCGAATACGACGGAAAAGCGACGGAAAGTCTCGGCTATAATCAACGTGCTAATCCTCCCGGAAAAAAAGTAATCGGgatgaaaaagagagagagacagaccTCGGTTCTCCACGTGAATTTGTTCGACTCTCTCGTTGCAGAGACTGACGGTAGGAACCGGCAATCTGGACACCTCGAAACTGAACGTGAGGCCGACTTGGGGCGTCAGTTTCGGCCTACCGCAGACCGGTGGTGTCGGTCCGATCGCGCCCCACCCTGGTAATCCCCTGGGGACCCCGGGGTACACGCCGGGCTACGGGCTAGTCGGCGGACAGGGCATAAATCTCGGCCCGGTCGCCGTGAATCCGCTCGTGGCGGTGCAGGTCACCAAAGACGAGTACGGCGAGAAGATTGTCAAACCTTACGTGAACCTTCACGTGACGCCCAATCCAGGACTTATTCACAAACTAGGCCACCTCCTGGCTTACAAGAAATACGGACTGTACGGCGGTCATTACGGCGGTCATTATGGCGGTCATCACGGCGGAAATTACGGCACTTACGCTCCTCATTATCACACGCATCACGAGAGACCGATCTATCATTACCCGTCGAGACCGCCGTTTTATCCGTCGCACGATGTTCACCATCACGAACCGATCTACCATAAGCCTCCCGGCGGATACTATCCCACCTACTACAAGGACGATAACGACGATTACGATGACTACGATTATTCGGATGATTATCGGGATGATTACTATAGAAACGTTCGCGCGGGAAACGCGTCGACGACGAAAGGTAGACAGTTCTCGTCGAAGGATTTACCGCAGGCTTCGCCGCAAGGACTGGCCGGCGACGAGCGACAGGGGAGCGGGAAGATTACCTTCTCGGACAGAAGGAGACGCGACACGAAGACGTTTAGCGAAACGGCGTCGGAGGTAAGGACACGGTCGGTTGGTCTGCTCGTTCCGCTGAACAGACTTAACCGTTGTAATAACGAGGTTGTAGAGCCGCTGTAAAGCGGCTGAGGCCGTCGGCGGATGACTCAGGACGACGATCACGGCGATACCGACTCCGCGAACTTACGAAACGCGGGACTGTCAAACTGAGCGGCGGTGTATAGCACAGATAGAAGTCGAGAACACGATAAGTAGAGAACTTGTCGCGGGTGCGTCGTGACGAGATCAACTGACCAATCTCTTTTTATCCGCAGAGACGATACGGACGTCCGCCGGCTTGCGGTGCTCATCACGTCTGCTGCCAGAAATCGCACATAATAGGGGCACGCCCGCGACCCGGTCAATGCGGAGTTAGGAACACGCAGGGCATCAATGGCCGTATCAAGACCCCGGTCTACGTCGACGGTGACTCTGAATTCGGTACGCGACTTCTAATGTAATTTACTGAATGGATAGCATTTCTGGAAAAGGAGCCAACTGTCAATAGTTTGAATTAGAgacattttagagaaaaataccCGCGTCGAAAGACACAAAGAagatatctctctcttttgttataatttcaaGAATAGCAAACGTTTATCTGATCGCAGTTTTATAAAGTTGATGTATGTTTAATGAAAACATTTAATGAAAAGGGGAATTAACGTTCAATGAAACGTTTCCGAATGTAGATCAGTCGTTGTTATCGTGAATTTAacattactataatattaaatttaaaacattaatttctcatatgttttaaatacttaatatgtaatttcatatattgtaattttattgcagTTTGATATTATTTGAGATCTTTTTCACACATACGtaacaattaatatcaaattttcaatattttattacatataaatgttaaatcatattattattctattaaatttttcctaatTCAGGTGAATACCCGTGGCAAGTGGCTATTCTGAAGAAGGACACCACGGAAAGCGTCTACGTTTGCGGAGGTACCTTGATCTCGCCCCGACACATCATCACCGCCGCTCATTGCGTCAAGACCCACGCCGGTCGTGATCTTCGCGCACGATTAGGCGAATGGGACGTGAATCACGACGTCGAGTTCTATCCCTACATCGAGCGCGACATTGTGAGCGTCTTCGTGCACCCCGAGTTCTATGCCGGCACTCTTGCCAACGACATTGCCATTCTGAAGCTGGATCACGACGTCGATTTCGAAAAGAACCCTCACATCAGCGCCGCCTGTTTGCCGGATAAACACGATGACTTCACCGGAACAAGGTGCGTTTTCCATTTACAAAACGCGACGGACCGTCgcgaagaaatttattttaaaaatgttttaatattacgaGAATTGCTTCTAAATTCAAAGTTAGTATATTTTGAGTCTGACGATGAGTCTTATAACTCTCTAGATTTGTtagagaaaaaattgatttcaataCAGTTGCAGTGACGGAAAATTTTCGTGgaaatttctaaaatgtttCTCGATCCTGTATCTTTaggattataattattaataaacgttatagcattataacgtttttttaaatataataatatctcaaagattttgtaaattttaaattttgtataaaccTAGAAAGTATCACCAAACGTGGCAATACcattaaatcaattatctCTTATTCTCCGTGAATTCACGGAAAAGAGCAGCAGATAATATTTCAAGGAAAATTGATATACATAAGTTACATGATTccaataaatgtttaaaaaattcctatTATTAAAAGTCAAATAATTGTGACCGAAAACTCTTTCGGACTCTCGCTCGTAAACGCGGCTTTAATCGAAATCTGATGAATCGTAATGTATGGCAGATGCTGGACCACCGGATGGGGCAAGGACGCCTTCGGCGATTACGGCAAGTATCAGAACATCCTAAAGGAAGTGGACGTACCTGTCGTCAGCAACCACGTTTGCGAGCAGCAGATGAGGCGGACGCGGCTGGGACCTACCTTCAATCTCCATCCGGGCTTCATCTGCGCCGGCGGCGAGGAGGGCAAGGACGCCTGCAAGGGTGACGGCGGCGGCCCGATGGTCTGCGAGCGTCACGGCCACTGGCAGTTGACCGGCATCGTCTCCTGGGGCATCGGGTGCGGTCAGCCGAACGTGCCCGGCGTCTACGCTCGCGTCTCTCACTACCTCGACTGGATCCGTCAGATTGTGGAttactaaaagaaaaaattcagtTCCAAATCTTAATACGAAGAAAGAACTTGGCAAGGTCTCGTTTTTCGAAATCAACCGTTgtttaaacaaaacaaaaattgataacgACGGCTcgcgatatttataatttcgtagATATAGAAAGAGGcatatttatgtgtattatatttatacactaaaatggttaatttttatttgtatacgatatattttgttaagtgAGGCGAAGAGATATTCGTTTGATCATTCGTGTCTTATCTATATAggttctccttttttttattttttaatttaaaaatgcctaacttattgtacatattatatgtctCTAGATCGTGCGATCTCGGCGCTATTTGCGCACCGAGGCTGACAATTTAATATACGGCAATACGCAATTCGCGAAGTGTGATTCGAGCGTTCGGATCGTCGAGTAATGCATTTTCTTTGCAAcagcttatatattatatttatcgatttaataaataacttacACGTATACCTCTGTGTGTTCCACGACTGCTTCTCTGCTCCGTCGACGCATCCCGCGTAATTACGATCGACCgagaactctctctctctctctcgtgcgcgcgcgcaaccTGCAATCGAATTTGTCGCAAAaatgaaatgtttaaataCTGGGCGAAAGGAAAACGGGGAGCGACAAAAACGTGTTAAACGCGACAAGCAACATCTCGACGTTTTCTCAAAGCCGCTTTACATACCACGAGAAAGATTCTGCGCGAGAAAATACGCCAACGCGAACTTCGGCCATTTTGCAAGGGCTGGCGTCTCAAAGGATCGTACCCCAGGTAGCAATgaatgtctaaaagacatcataaagacatctttaagatttctggcatcttaaagacatctttatgatgtcttttagacattaatgcTACCTGGGACGCTTCCAAGCggattcttgaaattttcgaCCATGAGTGGACATCGCGACGATATGATGTACTATATACTTGTGCCTTCGCGGGACACCCGAGGGATCATATCGCCTCTCGGATGTCTCTGATACCGTTCAGGACATCTTTATCGCTCGGAAAATCATTCAACTTACCTCTCGCGACCGGAATCGCGTGCATCGTTCGCGACATCGTCGCATTTGAATCGGCGAGAACCGCGAGAACGTCGCTCCGAGCTCCGAAACCGAGGCATGCCGACCGCGTCCGAGAACGTCCGAACGTCCGAAGACGATTACGTCGATTACTATATGAGTGCCGCCATCTCTCACCGAaagcaaaaagtaaaaagtaacTGATCTGTCTATAACCTCTCGTACGATTTTCAAAACACTTGTCTCGCTTGTCTGTTGTCGTTCGAAATATACGTGGTTTTTGTAAGATAGACGTTGATCTCGATGTCGCGTCTCAGGAATAATTGAGGACAACGTTAACAAGGAGTTGAGCGGTGATCCGGTGCGCAGAATCATTCGGTGGACGAGGAAATCCGCGGGGAGTCCCGAGGTGGTGATCCAGGTCGACGATCGTTCGCCGGTCAGCCACGCACGATGCCTATAAAGTTAATCGGTCGCACGACGGATTTCAAGGGAAAGCCCTTGTGGGAGATCCTGGGAAACCTGAAGAACTTCGGCGTCGGCAGACTCGTGATAAGGAATCGCTTTCAGAGGTATCCCGAGCCCTGTTACATGAAGATACTGAAGGTCGCCGGGATGCCCATGCCCGAGGAACCCTACGTGAGTACTGGAGACGATGTGCGTGTGTCTAAATTCCGTTTGTATCGCTCTCTCTCTAACGCAGTTGCATTGTTTTAGACGGATCGCAAGGTCATGGTGCTGGTCGAGAGAGTCTTCCGTGGCCAGAAGAACCCGAAGCCGGTGCAGTTGGACAGCGCGACTTACAAGGCGGACTACATGCTGATACCTAAGGATAAGGAGCACCTCTACCTCGATAACACGAAGGTGCCGGAGATGAGAATCCTCCCTAAGATGACAGACCTTCCGCCGCTATTCTCGCAGCTGGTAATACGTCAAATGAAGGCGAAAGGCGTCGTGGCACCCGCGGAGCCGAAATTAAACCTACGATATAACTTTTACGGAAGGAGCGTTAAGAATTACAGACTAGTCGAGGAGGGTGAAACCCCGACGGTGGAACTGAACTTTAGGGTGGACGAGTCTAGCGTTCTTTTTCCAAAGCCAGAGAAGACAGCAGCCTCGTGAggttttacatattttatgtcCGTATGTAGTTGTTAAGAATAAacactttataaattattcccGCGAGGAGTGatgcaataaattactttagaaacgtaaaaagaaaacagtcCGACTTTCAAAGCTCCGCTCCGTTGGACGCGCGATTAAGTTCAGGAGCGTAAACATCTGCTTTCTCCGCGCGGATGACCTACAATTTATACGAGAGACCGTTATTCGTATTTTAATTCCTTGATTATACCAATATACCTTCCAAAACTGACGCATCTCCTGAACGTCCGTCCTTTTTCTAACGAGCCACCCGCGAACGTGTCTCTGTATGCGTGAGGCGGCCTCCTCTTTGGTCCACAGCCACGATTTCGGATAAATTGGCCTGGGACTAGAAGAGAATGTGATAAAATGATTTCTGAGAGGAACTGGGATATGTTTTCTTCTTACTGCGACTTTAGCCATAGCCTAAACTGTGGTATATTAAACACGTCCCGCCAGGTGCACAATCTACTCGGATGCCGCGAGTTTCGGTTCCAAAGGATCTCCGCGAGATAATCCAATCCATTGAAGGAACACTGATGTGTCTATAAGGCATAGTAATTTTTTCccaagatattttttgtatttattgacTTTGAAAACATGCGCTGTCTGGTGTAACATTATACTTCTAACGCATTTCGACGATCAGCTTCGAATAACATTTCCTTCATCGCATTTAATAAAGTcgggaatatatttttatctaagtAATCCGGGACGCTTTCAGATGAATTCATCGTTCTGTTTGCATGTCTATGAATTTACAAAGCGAATACAGATACGAATCGGCGCAAGTTATTATATCGCGAgctttaaaacatatatacatgaaatTTGCATGAAATTTGTTTGTCAACCTcaacaaaaaatagatattgatAATGTTAAAgtataagtaataaaactttttagatCACATTTCGCTAATTTTTGCGAAATCGTGAAATAATGAATATGtctcatatataaatatgtaatctaCAGAAGCAcgaagtgttatatatatatagattctaAATGTCCTGTAATTCTAAATGTCCTGTAAAAAAACCATGTCCTATAACTTGTCCCAAAGTCAGAGAACAGCTCCGCGCCGCAAGTATGTCACTTTATAAAATGCCTTTGAAtagattttaatgttatttaaattaatattttgcaaacatttaTGAATGTTTCAATCTTCACAAATTAAAACAGTCAGGGAATGGCCTAATGTGACGGACGGGATTTTCCCGCGGAAGAAGAACGATGCAGAACCACGGCTTCCGtcgggtgttatttcgagagACATACAAGATGAACCGGAACGGGTAATCGAGGAAGCATATGTTGATAAAGTACCCGTCAATCATGATGTGCGACCTGAAGTAAAAGACATCGAAACAGAACCCATAGTTCCCCAGGAGTTTCCAATCATTCAAGAACCAGCTGTCGTTCCAGCAGAAAAGATAGCTGATGACATTGaagagaaaattgatttaattgaaaaagagaaattaatccAAGAACCTATAATCGTCCAGGAAGAAAAGATAATAGATCGTgatgaaaagaaaatcgattttgttGAAGAAAAGGAGTTAGTCGAAGAACCCGCAATCATCCCGGAAGAAATTGTCACTCCAACAGAAAAGGTAGTAGATCgcaatgaaaagaaaatagattttgttGAAGAGGATTTAGTCCAAGAACCTACAATCATCCCGGAAGAAATTGTCACTCCAACAGAAAAGGTAGTAGATCgcaatgaaaagaaaatagattttgttGAAGAGGATTTAGTCCAAGAACCCACAATTATCCCGGAAGAAGCTGTCACTCcaacagaaaaaataatagatggcaatgaaaaggaaattgattttgttgaagaaaaagaattagatcAAGAACCTATAATTGTCCAGGAAGAAGTTGTCACTCCGACAGCAAAGGTAGTAGATCGggatgaaaagaaaattgattttgttgaagaaaaagaattggaTCAAGAACCTATAATTGTCCAGGAAGAAGCTGTCACTCCGACAGCAAAGGTAGTAGATCGGGAtgaagagaaaatcg
This genomic interval carries:
- the LOC139815439 gene encoding IQ domain-containing protein K, whose amino-acid sequence is MNSSESVPDYLDKNIFPTLLNAMKEMLFEADRRNALETHQCSFNGLDYLAEILWNRNSRHPSRLCTWRDVFNIPQFRLWLKSHPRPIYPKSWLWTKEEAASRIQRHVRGWLVRKRTDVQEMRQFWKVIRAEKADVYAPELNRASNGAEL
- the LOC139814493 gene encoding uncharacterized protein: MFQSSQIKTVREWPNVTDGIFPRKKNDAEPRLPSGVISRDIQDEPERVIEEAYVDKVPVNHDVRPEVKDIETEPIVPQEFPIIQEPAVVPAEKIADDIEEKIDLIEKEKLIQEPIIVQEEKIIDRDEKKIDFVEEKELVEEPAIIPEEIVTPTEKVVDRNEKKIDFVEEDLVQEPTIIPEEIVTPTEKVVDRNEKKIDFVEEDLVQEPTIIPEEAVTPTEKIIDGNEKEIDFVEEKELDQEPIIVQEEVVTPTAKVVDRDEKKIDFVEEKELDQEPIIVQEEAVTPTAKVVDRDEEKIDLITEEKLDEEPVEKEIVIPAEKIADRNDEKVDFVEEEDSVLEKIAAEPVQEVPIAIEEPEIIEDEIKLAPTTKIELEPSRELEEDFEPEERMEYGEEEESITDYEKFIDEELQESLPAVIAREIPEEPKAVRREISRNAATLYERIDRERPVRPAEEREAVTALPEERPAEEEVSARRALENSTITEQIISREPAEDACEEICPVVKEQKERIMRKLKARQRVIDHYYLTKGFSYFEDVCTCSLACMVYTLSRDPFVKSIFASLALFAVGLKLCSELDAWEMPSRVS
- the LOC139815108 gene encoding uncharacterized protein; translated protein: MKTQFILIACLAIARQIFGTQVYETPSDSSEQQWQPWKTQDSIQASNGEEDKYRPVTFDASASQQKESQQSFYNANIQSGASGVADVVGKQPIDSVIDNILVSNRQGRNLEGYDEVHSDPNVQNALQLGNDTIARTYIRDKLCSLGLMNCEDMEGRRPYYSPHRDIHPLDVIYAQPVTIKPVGRPLPAIPVKRPYGPAKPVPLPPSFGGSPLGPNIYPGLGPTFGRPPPSFVGPYPGYKKPGLPPPFVSKPIYDPGVIEPDFEDKFIDKKQVVLHQPSASGVQQHVHHHYHHGEGAGIAPNPVVGSSPTFGGLGSYGYGNGGTYGATINDFEDYKKAFKIKAPASNSGPSISSSKGYANRYPTYEKPNGKQFASGGQLGGNNQFLGNGGYDGDYPFNNGADSSFGSTSYEDCVCVPYDQCATINHVGRKDDLYLAIDPRNLDKDIEAETVEVVITDGNGTMNVVRVPKGVNETEQIEQTKNERTEEEEAGKAEVTKRNRRDVKHVTKKDDKQEIQERLTVGTGNLDTSKLNVRPTWGVSFGLPQTGGVGPIAPHPGNPLGTPGYTPGYGLVGGQGINLGPVAVNPLVAVQVTKDEYGEKIVKPYVNLHVTPNPGLIHKLGHLLAYKKYGLYGGHYGGHYGGHHGGNYGTYAPHYHTHHERPIYHYPSRPPFYPSHDVHHHEPIYHKPPGGYYPTYYKDDNDDYDDYDYSDDYRDDYYRNVRAGNASTTKGRQFSSKDLPQASPQGLAGDERQGSGKITFSDRRRRDTKTFSETASERRYGRPPACGAHHVCCQKSHIIGARPRPGQCGVRNTQGINGRIKTPVYVDGDSEFGEYPWQVAILKKDTTESVYVCGGTLISPRHIITAAHCVKTHAGRDLRARLGEWDVNHDVEFYPYIERDIVSVFVHPEFYAGTLANDIAILKLDHDVDFEKNPHISAACLPDKHDDFTGTRCWTTGWGKDAFGDYGKYQNILKEVDVPVVSNHVCEQQMRRTRLGPTFNLHPGFICAGGEEGKDACKGDGGGPMVCERHGHWQLTGIVSWGIGCGQPNVPGVYARVSHYLDWIRQIVDY
- the Mrps34 gene encoding small ribosomal subunit protein mS34 — its product is MPIKLIGRTTDFKGKPLWEILGNLKNFGVGRLVIRNRFQRYPEPCYMKILKVAGMPMPEEPYTDRKVMVLVERVFRGQKNPKPVQLDSATYKADYMLIPKDKEHLYLDNTKVPEMRILPKMTDLPPLFSQLVIRQMKAKGVVAPAEPKLNLRYNFYGRSVKNYRLVEEGETPTVELNFRVDESSVLFPKPEKTAAS